Within Prochlorococcus marinus XMU1411, the genomic segment TATCAAGGACATAATCGAAGCCCTCATCACCTCCAAAATATGGGTCAGGAACTTCTTGCTCATTAAAAACTGATCTAAAATCTTGTATTTTTTTAATTGATGCTAAACCAGTTGAAGCTGTTCTATTTTTAAGATCTTGAATATTTCTAAAATTTGAGTTGTCCATCGCAAGAATATAGTTAAATTCGTCAAAATCTTTGCTAGTAATTTGACGAGCCCTACTTAAGATATTTATATCTCTTGTTTCCGCTGCAATTCTCATCCTAGAGTCAGCTTTTTTCCCAATATGCCAACTCCCAGTTCCAGCAGAATCTACAATAAAGCCATCTGTTAATCCTTTCTTTTCTAGTAGACTTATAAAAATAGCCTCTGCTGCAGGGGACCTACAAATATTTCCCAAACATACAAAAAGAACAGAAATTTTTTTCATATGATTTGAATTTCAATAGAATTATAAGACTTTTAAGTAGTAAATAAAACTTCTTTAATTAAAGATTCAGTAAATTCTTTACCAAACAAACTCGACAACATTGGTCTTGCTGGATCGTTATCTCTTCTATAATTCAAATAATTATTTTGACCGTTTATTAATTCTTTTTGCAGTTCAATATTGACTTCTTTGCTTTCAAAAAGAATTTCCAAATACAAATCAAGATATTCCTTAAATGAGGTATAAAGCTGATTAGTAATTAAAAAATCACTTTTTTCTTCTTTTGGTAATTTTGACCATATTACTCCTGGAGAAAAAAATCTAGCTACATCCGCAGACATTTTTTCAGCTAATGGGAGTGATGAATGACAATTATTTTTGAGTTTTATAAGTTTTTCTAATAACTCATTATTGTATTGATTTTGTATTTTTAATGAAGGCTGAAAATCTAATACTAGTAAATGACTATTTGGTAGAGAAACAAAATCCACTCCAAAAAATGGGACGTTATAAATAGTATTAGGAATAATTAAAAAATTTAAAACAGAATAATTTGGACTATTTATACAAACTGCCCTTGCGAATTGAATTCTTTTGTTATGCGTTACACCCCAAGTAGATAGATTCACATTTTTTTTTGATTTTTTTGAACC encodes:
- a CDS encoding low molecular weight protein-tyrosine-phosphatase, which encodes MKKISVLFVCLGNICRSPAAEAIFISLLEKKGLTDGFIVDSAGTGSWHIGKKADSRMRIAAETRDINILSRARQITSKDFDEFNYILAMDNSNFRNIQDLKNRTASTGLASIKKIQDFRSVFNEQEVPDPYFGGDEGFDYVLDILEDSVKGFLESIS
- a CDS encoding phycoerythrobilin:ferredoxin oxidoreductase, coding for MLIQDTIFYRPDWRWHNFLKYLTNNLRKYNCLEKTIPSEYSYKDSNYGSKKSKKNVNLSTWGVTHNKRIQFARAVCINSPNYSVLNFLIIPNTIYNVPFFGVDFVSLPNSHLLVLDFQPSLKIQNQYNNELLEKLIKLKNNCHSSLPLAEKMSADVARFFSPGVIWSKLPKEEKSDFLITNQLYTSFKEYLDLYLEILFESKEVNIELQKELINGQNNYLNYRRDNDPARPMLSSLFGKEFTESLIKEVLFTT